A single window of Zea mays cultivar B73 chromosome 10, Zm-B73-REFERENCE-NAM-5.0, whole genome shotgun sequence DNA harbors:
- the LOC100037821 gene encoding flavin monooxygenase yields MTEKVLVLIVGAGPSGLAVAACLGEHGIPYHIVEREDCSASLWRKRTYDRLKLHLAKEFCELPRMSHPSDAPKYITREQFVRYVDDYVERFNILPRYSTSVESCEYDEASGRWDVRARDLADGGGRVAEYTTRFLVVATGENCEGVIPDIPGLRDFPAGEVVHSSSYKSWKNYAGKRVLVVGCGNSGMEIAYDLAYNGVETSLVIRSPVHVMTKGLIYLGMRLLKWHLPVKLVDFIILTLANIQFGDLSRYGIVRPDMGPLLLKAKTGRSAVLDVGTTQLIKTGDIKVVGAISRIRGNTVEFEDGKERDFDSLVFATGYRSTANTWLKDGGSLLDDNGMPKKKAAGPQQGSRPWKGGNGLYCVGLGMAGLAGISRDAVSVAADIKAAVDSMVGPPAFWF; encoded by the exons ATGACGGAGAAGGTGCTAGTTCTGATCGTTGGTGCAGGTCCATCAGGCCTTGCTGTAGCAGCATGCCTCGGCGAGCACGGCATCCCGTACCACATTGTGGAGCGCGAGGACTGCAGCGCTTCGCTGTGGCGCAAACGCACGTACGATCGCCTCAAACTCCACCTCGCCAAGGAGTTCTGCGAGCTCCCTCGCATGTCGCATCCGAGCGACGCCCCCAAGTACATCACGAGGGAGCAGTTCGTGAGGTACGTCGACGACTACGTCGAGCGCTTCAACATCCTCCCCAGGtacagcacctcggtcgagtcctGCGAGTACGACGAGGCCAGCGGCCGCTGGGACGTCAGAGCGCGTGACCTAGCGGACGGCGGCGGCCGAGTGGCCGAGTACACGACCAGGTTCTTGGTCGTAGCCACCGGCGAGAACTGCGAGGGAGTCATCCCGGATATCCCTGGGCTGCGCGATTTCCCGGCTGGTGAGGTCGTGCACTCGTCGAGCTACAAGTCGTGGAAGAACTATGCCGGGAAGAGAGTCCTGGTGGTTGGGTGTGGCAACTCTGGCATGGAGATTGCATATGATCTTGCCTACAATGGAGTGGAAACCTCCTTGGTTATCCGTAGCCCG GTGCATGTTATGACCAAGGGTCTGATTTACTTGGGCATGAGGCTGCTGAAATGGCACCTTCCCGTGAAACTTGTGGACTTCATCATCTTGACCTTGGCAAACATCCAGTTCGGTGACCTCTCCCGCTACGGCATAGTCAGGCCCGACATGGGCCCGCTTCTTCTCAAGGCCAAGACTGGCCGGTCAGCTGTCCTAGACGTTGGCACAACTCAGTTAATAAAGACTGGCGATATCAAG GTGGTTGGGGCAATATCTCGCATCAGAGGAAACACAGTGGAGTTCGAGGATGGGAAGGAGAGGGACTTCGATTCTCTCGTGTTCGCAACAGGATATAGAAGCACTGCGAACACGTGGCTTAAG GACGGTGGGAGCTTGCTAGACGACAATGGCATGCCGAAGAAGAAGGCGGCGGGGCCGCAGCAGGGCAGTCGGCCATGGAAGGGCGGCAACGGGCTCTACTGCGTTGGGCTGGGGATGGCTGGACTGGCTGGCATCTCTCGTGACGCAGTGAGCGTTGCTGCGGACATCAAGGCCGCGGTGGATTCCATGGTGGGGCCGCCGGCGTTCTGGTTCTGA